The DNA region CGTCGCGCCGCGGTTACGTACTCACTTTCCACGTCGTCCCCGAGGAGTACCCCCACTTTTCGACTTTCACGTCGAAGTCGCCGTCGAGAATCGCGGTCATGTTCGCGCCGACCTCCTTGGCGCTCAGCCCGAGTTCTTCGGCGATGAGGCGGGATTTGAAGTACGTCTGCGTCGCGGCGTTCGTCCGGAGATACCGGAGGATCAGTTGCTGTTTGTCACTGAGCTCGGTGGCCGTGGTAACGCTCATATCTCTGCCGTAGTGACTGCCACTAATATGGGATTTGGTACGAGAGGTTAACCCCGCTGAGTCGGGCGATTTCCCGTAGTGATTCGACCGGCATTCGAGAACTGAGACGCCTCCTGGTACGATGGGCTAATACTAAATATTTTGTGACTGTATGCTCTTACTTACGGTCCGGTAAGGTGGTATTTACATCCGTTGATTCGAGGTAACGTCGGATTACGCGGGTAAAACCGGGATTTTTCGCCGCCCGGACCCGACGAGTGAACGAAACGACGGCTCCTTTGCAATTCCACGTATCTTGAGAGTCAGAAGCTTCTTAGCCATCGTCGGCGCATGGGTGAACAATGGACCGCCCGGTCGAGGTCAGCGTCGTCCTTCCTGCGTATAACGAAGAACATACGATAGAGGAGACGGTGCGGACCACGCTTGAGACGCTTGCAGCGTTCCTCCCACGAGACGCAGTCGAGGTCATCGTCGCGGAGGACGGGTGCGACGACCGCACACCAGAGATCGCAGATCAGTTGGCCGCCGAAGATAGTCGAGTCCGGCACTTCCACTCCGAGAAACGACTCGGGCGCGGCGGCGCGCTCGAACGCGCGTTCGAGGCCGCGAACGGAGAGACGCTCGTCTACTTCGACACCGACCTCGCGACGGATATGCGCCACCTGAAGCAACTTGTCGAACGCGTCCGCTCGGACGGATACGACGTCGCCACGGGTTCGCGGTGGATGCCGGATAACGTCGCCGACCGACCCGCGAAACGCGGCGTCCCGAGTCGCGCGTACAACGGACTGGTTCGGCTGTTCCTTCGGTCGAAACTCCGTGACCACCAGTGCGGCTTCAAAGCGCTGAGCCGCGACGCGTTCTACCAACTCAAAGACGACATCCGGGACGACCACTGGTTCTGGGACACCGAACTGTTGGTCCGCGCCCAGCGCGAGGGACTCCGAGTCGCCGAGTTCTCCGTCGACTGGGAGCCGAAGGGCGACACCAAGGTCGACCTCGTCCGCGACATCTTCGGGATGGGGAGCCAGATCGGTCGCACCTGGTGGGAACTGTCGGTTCGACCGCGAATCGACCGCCGCGTCACGATGGCCGCGGGCGTCGCGCTCACGCTGGTCGCGCTGGCGCTCATGACCGTCTATCTCGACCCGCAGGAGGTGCTTCGGGTGATGGGCGAGGCCGACCCGGCGCTCGTACTGCTCGCCGCCGTCGTCTACCTCGTCTCCTGGCCGATCCGCGGGCTTCGCTACCGCGACATCCTCGCCGAACTCGGATTCCGCGAGCGGACCGGATTCCTGACGGGGGCCATCTTCATCAGTCAGACCGGCAACCTCGTGT from Haloprofundus halobius includes:
- a CDS encoding DUF7123 family protein, with amino-acid sequence MSVTTATELSDKQQLILRYLRTNAATQTYFKSRLIAEELGLSAKEVGANMTAILDGDFDVKVEKWGYSSGTTWKVST
- a CDS encoding flippase-like domain-containing protein, whose protein sequence is MDRPVEVSVVLPAYNEEHTIEETVRTTLETLAAFLPRDAVEVIVAEDGCDDRTPEIADQLAAEDSRVRHFHSEKRLGRGGALERAFEAANGETLVYFDTDLATDMRHLKQLVERVRSDGYDVATGSRWMPDNVADRPAKRGVPSRAYNGLVRLFLRSKLRDHQCGFKALSRDAFYQLKDDIRDDHWFWDTELLVRAQREGLRVAEFSVDWEPKGDTKVDLVRDIFGMGSQIGRTWWELSVRPRIDRRVTMAAGVALTLVALALMTVYLDPQEVLRVMGEADPALVLLAAVVYLVSWPIRGLRYRDILAELGFRERTGFLTGAIFISQTGNLVFPARAGDAVRAYVVKARRGIPYPSGFASLAAERVFDLLTITVLAGTVLLGLVATGNTTALVEGLSGSGSSQVGAESRQAGRTAAMVATGVGLAAILAVAGIVASARSDRNLVRKTLGRFSSDSYADYIAGIVEQFVVDLQRTAGRRDAFARVAVSSLAIWALDVVTAILVLVALGANAEMSVVTLVAVSFFAVSVGNLAKVLPLSPGGIGLYEGAFTILVVALSPVSATVAVGAAILDHAVKNVVTVLGGVASMLSLNVSLTQAVEESASAREQADPVESD